From a single Xanthocytophaga agilis genomic region:
- a CDS encoding XRE family transcriptional regulator, giving the protein MNNQIFIRIGKKIREIRNQQQIKLQELAEESQISKGLLSRIENGRTIPSLPVLLSIVRSLKINLDVFFEGLDLPEQQKYILRRKSEYTPFEKEEGFGFLYHSILTSSIPSVTVEAVILDLQPGSQRDPVITDGYEFKYLLKGEIEYQLGDDVIVMQEGDSLFFNGKIPHVPINRTTIPASLLVIYLLLPTGSTGN; this is encoded by the coding sequence ATGAATAATCAAATATTTATACGAATTGGGAAGAAAATACGCGAGATAAGAAACCAGCAACAGATTAAACTGCAGGAACTAGCAGAAGAGTCACAAATAAGTAAGGGCCTACTATCACGTATTGAAAATGGACGCACTATTCCCTCTTTGCCTGTACTTCTATCCATAGTCAGATCATTGAAGATTAATCTGGACGTTTTTTTTGAAGGCCTTGACCTACCCGAACAACAAAAATATATTCTTCGTCGCAAATCAGAATATACTCCTTTTGAGAAAGAAGAAGGCTTTGGGTTCCTTTATCATTCCATTTTAACCTCCAGTATTCCATCTGTCACAGTTGAGGCGGTTATTCTGGATCTTCAGCCCGGCTCCCAAAGAGATCCAGTTATAACAGATGGATATGAATTCAAGTATCTGTTAAAAGGTGAGATAGAATATCAATTAGGAGATGACGTTATTGTAATGCAGGAAGGAGATTCTTTATTTTTTAATGGTAAGATTCCGCATGTACCTATAAATCGTACAACTATACCTGCCTCTCTTCTGGTCATATACCTTCTTTTGCCAACGGGTAGTACTGGGAATTAG